AAACGACCAGTATACCGGGTGTGTCTACGAAGACTTGAAGTAATGTTTCAAAAGAGTAGTTTTTAAACCTGGGATGATTCATTCGCAGACATGCCATAAGTGGTGGCCTCCGTGGGGTGACGCATGATACGTGGCAATTAGTCGACAATTAACGGAAGCCAATTACCTTTTATACATGCCATTTCAGCGGCCTCGTCGTAATTTGTAAATTGAAGCGAGCTCTCCATACAAGCCATATCAACATTTAGACCTGTAAAAAGATGCGAGAACAGCTTGAACTATGGCACCACGAGTTTCGGCTATCAGAGCGCGCGAAACCAAAACTGGGAAAGGTTAGCAGAACATCGCCTCATGAGGCGCGGCATTACACTCGCTACAGCCAAATAGCTATTgctatttttaaatattaccTAATGTCTTCGCCGAAACACCCGGTATACATATTGCACTGGAAGAAAATCCGCAGATTCGCCATTGTCTTCATAGGTTGTAACTATCACAGCCCAAAACTCGTTCTCCGAGTTGTCTTAATCCAGCTCATGGAGGTCATTGCGGCACATAGCTTCCTCAGTAAGTAAACAAATTAATATATATGGCCATCGCGCCTTGGCTGAGGTGTCGTGCACGTCACTCATGCGAAGCTTATCAAGTCTTTATTGGACTGTTTACCATCAACTTTATTTGTTATTTCTGCCTAAAACTTCTTCCTTACAGGTATATTCGCAGTGTTGCAGCAGTACTCTACCTGAAGAGCAAAAAAAAGGTGCCACGTTCACCTAAGGTCATTCTTAATGAAGGGCGGTTCTCGGCAGAAGCATATAGATAAATGTTTTCCGAAATGACTTACGCAAaaccaaaaataaataaataaataaataaataaataaataaataaataaatgtgtgcgtGTTCTTTCGCAATACATTTTACTTGCTAACAATGCAGGTTTGTCCAATCAATGTTGCATTCGTCGGCATACTGTTTTCACTACTGCGTTTTTCTTATCACACATGCAGCAACCTAGAAATCATGCAGTGACCATAGAAAGAATGCTCATCTCATCCTTGCGCTCACAAACTCTCTAAAAGAAGATTGCGTTATTGAATATTCAGTAAACAGCGCAAAAATTATCGCTGCATCCATATTAAGACAGTGTAGTATTTTGAAATTCTTGATTGCACTATGGTGTTCAAAGCATATGGTTTTAAATTCAACATATAAATAAAATGAGCATAATGTCTCACTTTGACAAATACCGCTAAAAGAAGCAATCGTACTCAGTATTTCAGGCAGTCGTAGAGAATTGTCCTGCAGCTCCCTCAAATGACAGTTTCGATAAATTCCTTTGTATATGTTGAGTAGCTCGTCGAAAAGGCTGAAGCGGGGCGGTCTCCGAGTTGACCTTAGCATGGTCCCTGCAAAGGAGGATGTTTTCTAACTTCTTGCGAACATAGCTTTGCCAGGCACtgctaacagaaaaaaaaagaaagaagtatttGGAGTGCagagaaataaaaacaaacataTTTAGAGCACATCCTTATCCGAGTGTTAATGATTTTTTAAAACAATGTTACATCAAAATCAACTAGCTAGGCACCATTTCATTGGCAGTATCGTTAAATCCTACTTGCTGAGCTCCCTATTAGAACTGCTGCCTAAACTAGTGAACAAGAAGGCCGCTGAATTGCTGCACGTGCAATCACCTCATTATCACAAGAGCTGAGCTACTGGTAATGAAGGAGCTCCTCATAGCCTGACAGACGCGTAAAAGAAGCTGAAATGGTTCGCGTGAGCGCTTCCCTCCTCTTGCACTCTCGTCAAGTTCCGAGTGTCTTGCATGGCAGCATTTTATGCTGCGCTGCGGAGTTGTTCCGGCCGCACTGAGGGAAGGCAGGCTTGGCGGCATGCAGCGAGGTTCTGGAAACGGTTTAGGCCAGCCAGGCAGCATAGCTGGGCGGTGATGTTGCCCGAGGCCTGACGAGAGCCGAGGTGAATGCACTGAAAGGTGCCAGGCGCGAAAGGTAGCGCCTCAGAAAAATACGAATACCTGGAAAAATGCGGAGCGCGTCAGTGCGTTAGTGAGAATCAACGGTGTGAAGCGCCTTCGACCATTGCTACTTTAGCCTTGTATATCAATGATTGCTGGGCCGCAACTATAAGTAGGTATGTAACGGACAGGTGACAAAAGGTAAATGActggacaaggcgctactctatAATGACATCTTTATCACCTCTCAGGAGAGTAGTGCCTTGTCGTGTCGCCTTGTACCGTGACATTAGCACTCATCACCATCACAGCAGCAGCATCATTATCAggctggctacgcccactgcagggaaaaggcctctcccatacttctcgaactaccccggtcatgtgctaattgctatcaagttgtccctgcaaacttcctaatctcaaccgcccacctaactttctgccgccccggctacgcttcccttctcttggaattcagtccgtaacctttaatgaccatcggttatatacTCAGCAACGAGCCCGCCGATACAGCCTGCTTGACTGCAATTACCTCGGTTTAATTTTATAGGAACGATACCTTACAGGGTCCTTCACCAGCGCCCATTTTAAATTTTGGGCTATACATTGAAAATTGTAAGACCTCATCTAGGGACCGCTTGATGAAAACAATTTTTCAGCTCAGTTAATTATTGACAGAGAAAGAAGGAATTGAATTGTCCTGTTACCATACCGCCAGGGAGCAATTGCGAACGCTAACAGAGACACTCTGCTCCTTGGGTTCGACTAACTCGACGCGCGTCCACAAACGGTGTTCCTTGCCTGCTTCCTCCCATACTGGTGCAGAGGGACAACGTCGCGTTCACGTGACAAGGCACACCCTTTTTTcaccctttcttcctcttttgctACGCCGCGGCGCTCTTCCAGTGACAGCAATGCGCAACGCATTTATGATTAACCGCATTCGCATGTCATGTTCGGTGATGTTGCAGGCAGAGTGTGTTGGGTAGAGGCGTTTGTGTGCGTGAATTCGACTCTCTCGCTCAAAGCGTGGCGATCTCAAGAGGAAGGGCGAGCGGCCTTATGGTTGAAATTTCAACCGTTATTGAGCCGCGCAGCCGTTATCATACTTTGCGGGCACGATCGTCCCAAAGGGTTCTACCCACCGCACTTGTTCATATTTAAGGTCCAAGCTTGTTGAGGGTTCCTTTGAAGCGCGGACAAATATGGGGTCATTAGGCTGCCCAATAAAAAGCTTAGTGAAGCAGCATAATTGCTGTTCaatatgggcgctataacgtaattctattccaaatttttctattccaattccgcaatcagccctgcgcgattggtcaaaaacttttttcaaccacactcacttcacctgtccgccacgcaacgtcacgaaaaccgtgatagcccCACATCTGaaatgacgcgtacacactgattatgcacaattggaccaaacaaaaatagttagttctgattcgacgtcttttaTCCATGAACCCTccgctattggtaaaaagttctCATGCTGCACccccttcacctgcctgtcacgcgacgtcacaaaaccgcaaaaactgactgcgtcaaagttacgtgtacgcgttaaagatgcaataatatgccgaacaaaactgaattttcttctgaatagccgcaggttgccccgtttcgaaaggaagaaaagatggctgccgctgatcgctcagcCACTGGCtagtcgcacctgccggagagcatgggtttattttcgtacaataaatctttttgcgtggccgtgtaacttTTTCGAGCaattttggcacgtttacgacctcgctctgccaactcctgacgctccgttttagcggcattcttgacACGCTGGTGTGGTTATTTCACTTGGTCAATGCGCCGTAGTGGGAACATGCCATGGTTTAGGTAGCACGTACGCAAGCAAGGCTAATTTATTTCAAAAAATGCTAACAGTTccttcaccgcccgattcatggctgATCACCCAGAGTATAGTTGCGCCATTTCAATAGGGACCAAGAGCAAGGTCCTGTCTTCTCCGCCCTGTGTTCATTTTGTAAGGATGAAGTTGACAACGTGTTTATGCACCTTCTCctcataccatcatcatcatcaaccatGAGGCATTTTCCtgcccgtcccttttccccagtgtagggtagcgggCCGGAGCAAGTTATAGTTCAGGCCGGCCTCTCAGCCTTTCTGGAAATAAATTAATCTCCATCTTTGTAAGGACGAAGAAAGAGTGCAACAGCTCtctctatcttgccgccgctgcACTGTTGCAAGAAAGCGTCTTGGATAGGTTCCCTTTGAAGACTTTGACGACGCATACTAGATCCTGTTATCATATTGTATGAGACCTCGATTCTGCAATTCAGCTGCACGGATGTTTGCTTCACCTCCAACAATCGCTTATTGAGTCCAACCGATTACGCTGCATCTATCATATGCATCTCTTTTGTCTCTTCTTCGTTCAACTTTTCAATTGTTCATCATGGTTTGTTACGGTACTTGTTCTCCTTTGTGTGGCGTTTCCACATAATTTACTCTATGTCAGTCCTGAAAACTTAGTATCTAATAAAATCGGGAATAATTAAACAATCATTTGACACTCTCCGAGCGCGTGTATgattaactttttttttgaaaatcTCCAGCTTACTCGGGGACCGGCAGAATTTTCCACATAAGAATCAGCAGAAATATTTTTTCAACCTAGCAAGGCTCAGAAGCCGGGGCTAAAGCTTGACAGAGATACACTCGAGTCGTCCGGTGTCTTTACTTTTTCGTCAAGGTAACACATTCATCTTATAGAAATCATTGTTGTCCTGTGTTCTTTTTGTCGCGGGTGTCACTGCAGATGACATATAGGTCGTTTAAAAAATCAAAAGTTGCATGAAAGAAAGCAAATACGAACACGTAAGGAATATGTTATATCGGTCCAGATATGACAAATATTTACTGGGAGAGCAATTGTGTTTGTTTAGGGGAATATGGCGCTCACTATCTATTCTTTTTTTCCAGCTACATGGCATAATCGTCGCTGCGGTTTACCTGTTATAAGTGACATAAACGCGGCGCTCCAGTGGCTCGCATACTGATTTTCCTCTCATAATGCAGCAAAAAATGTGTGAACTGCTCGCACAAAGTGATAGTTGTAGCGACTCAACTGCTGAACACGTTCGTAAAGTGCACTCTGTCGGATGAATTCGTTACTAGCGTGGGTGTGCGGTTTCTTGAATAATAGTTTCGGTATAAGGCTAGGCTTTGCTCAACGTCTCACTTACAGAATTTGACATTGGCAAAACTTACGAATCTGTGCTTGCGATTGCTCGCAGTGGACTGCGTCGAAAGAACACTTATCAACACTAAAATTACTAAACACTAAACCCCCATCTTACGGCCGTCACAAGAAATAACATACCACTAGGCTATGCTTTCGTTGCCGAGCTTTGATTTTATGTTATTTACATCTTCGTGTCACTTCCGACAAATAATTATCTTGAGGATTATGGTGCCTGAACGTGATTTCatatttatagaaaaaaaaactgtcccAGTGCCACAGGCAGAAACtcctcattatatatatatatatatatatatatatatatatatatatatatatatatatatatatatatatatatatatcctttagCAACAGTTACACTTGAAGAAACTTTGTATGACCTTGAAGAATTGTTCCCTGAAGTGAACGCCTTGCATGAGCACTACAAGGCCTCAtaataggagacagttcaatttcgcagcccgagtcctctcgcaccaccaagaatctggagTCTTTCAGTGTTGTAATTTTCCTTCATGTAATTGTCGGACAATTCGCTGCTCCGGGCATAAGCGCAGCTGCTCTATCCAGTTTGGTCTTATTGCGGTTACTGAGTGTGCatgtgtatataaatatatatatatatatatatatatatatatatatatatatatatatatatatatatatatatatatatatatatatatacacagacacATATATGGAGGTGGCGTGGCTTCCATGACTAATAACTGGTGTAAATTGTTAGAAGATATTTTTTTCGTGAGTCGTTATcgttgcttactggaaagagaagcaatactgagacacatatcactcacgtgcatttcacacgccgttgataaaagactgccGAAAGGGTCACTGAAGCCTACAGGTTTCTGGCAGGGTCAACACAGCATTCAAGGTAATTTGAAGCAAGTTGAACATGGAGCAAAATATTCATTCGTTAGGCATAATCTATACATACCATTAAAAATAATTGTTAGCTGACTACCTCCATCTCTTTGAAAAAATATAAGCACGTTGTCCTCAGTATATATATTGTGTCCGTGCATGGTGCTTAATgatcaaataaaaaaatatattgaagcaAGCAAATACGGACGAGGTAGCGGCCATTGGTGCTTCTAAGGCGCTTGTTTTCCTGTTGTCAGGATTTGTAGAAATCATACGAAAATATGAATCAAAGGccatgcacgtccgcgccaacaatgaacCAAGAAGCTTTTAGCCCCCATAAAGTTTTAAGGAAAAAGTTCGAGGCCACTCCAAAGAGACCTTAAAACAAAGAAAGCATCCTTAACCAGCTGCAAGTAAGCGTTTGTTCTTTACCGTTGTACAGTTTTACCGTCATTCAAGAAGTCACACTGTTACAACTTTAACTTGTACAAGCAGCACTCTTTCTTTATTGCGAACTAACATCCGACAGATTTCTCATGGCCTAATGCGCATGATTGGAGTAAACGACGAGGTAGATGAAAAAGCGGATGACCTGCCAATAGAAACAAGGAAAACATTCGATCCAAGCAGTGTTGCTTTCTTTCGTAGTGTGAAGTTATGCTTGTGAATACGCTACAAGACACTTATTGATACAAGGAGGGTGCCGATGTCAACATAAAGGTCATAACCGAACCATTTTTAATAACATAAAATTCAAGAAGAGTCGTTTTTGGACCATGTGTTGGCGACATCATGAAAATGACGCGTGGTCAATACCTTTGAGATGTTTACTGTGAGTCAGAGTAGCACTCACTGTTATGCTAAGCGATAACAGCCGTCACTGCTATTGTTCGCCTGTAGTCAGAAAATTGTCTACAATGTCACTGATAacaacataatagaaagctatctttCATGTCCACTTGTGCTCACGTAGTAAACATTTGACATTGTTAGTGATGAATGACCTCGCTTATCGTGGTTGCATTACAGTCCTCTGATTAGTGCACTACTGTTCGGCTGAGTTGAATGCATTTCGATAAATTGGCTAATGAAACGCATATCGTATGTTATTATAAGACTAAAGGCGCTAAATGTCCAATAGCAAGTCTACCGCCTCATCCTATGTAACTATTATGTTTTATCATGGGACCTTGATAGGAAAACGCTCGTACGCGCCGACGTACACGTTACTCCACTAACAGCAAAACAACAGTCATGAAAGGATGCTATCTGTGCATGCTAATGTAAACAAATAGCATGGTGACAGTACGATCAGTTTTTGAAATAGCGATAAATTCGTCACTTCATTCATTGTGATCGCTTTATATTTCTTCGATATTTACCACGCCATTTCCTTCCGCAGGTGAGATGCCATTTTTCGGTTGCTAGAATTGATCGCCACTTTGGGTGCGTGTGGAGGTGTGGCTACAGGGGTTTGAATGACTGGGCACTTAATATCAGTTTAATGCTGCAATCACACATCTCCCTTCCAGCATTCATTACGTTGTGGCACGATGATTCTGAAAGTAACTTCTAAACGGAGCCGTGATCTCGAGTAATTCAGAGACGtcaattgccagacataccactcaggtttACAACCGAATGAACTGTGTCAGCAACCACAAAGCATCCTGCTTCGAGCCGCTTTAAGATCGCGAATAGAGGCAGTGATAAAAAAGTTGTGAAGTAAATGGCAGTTTTAATGCAGTTATAAAACTGGAGGGTATATGTTAAATTTTGGTGCTATAATGCCAACAAATATAAAACAAGACGAAATATCACGTGCTTGACACTAGCGCCACACACGGTAAACTATATACCATGGTACAGACCATGGTATAAGTTACTTATATCAAGAAATATGTGCGAGCACACATCAATGTGCGCAGggtaataaacattttttttcttttcaggaaatCACAAAATTTCTGGTGAATGCACATTGGGGCTCTGCATGCTTTTCAGCTGTGCATCGTTTCAAAACTACCTGGCGTATTCAAATAAATCTTTGCCGAAAGAAAATGTCTTTGAGGGTAACATGTTCAAACAGCTGAAAGTATTTACGCGGGTATTATGATATGCATAAATTGAAGCCCAAGCTTGAATTGACCTAAATCTCGCCTGGTGCGAACGTGCCTGAAACACTCATTGCGTCTCCTTCGGCGCCTTCATGCCAGGCGTCATacagattaagccatgcatggaCTTGAAGTCAGAAGGCATTGCTGAATGCATGGGTTACCAGCCCTTCTACAGGTCCCATCGGAAATTTGCTGTGCACtagaagcgagagagagagaagtgcatAGAGAGAGGCAGGCAGCTCAACTAGAATCAGCCCGCCTGGCTATGCTGCTGTAGGGAAGGTGAAAGGGCAACTGAAATTTGAGGAGAGAAGTTCACAGCAAGCGCGGACACAGATGCGATCAGTTTTTCGCCGTTCACTAGCGATCTTGGGTGAATGTCGAGAAACGCAGGGATTCTAAAAGACTGTTCACGGAGTGCCATTCTGCAGTAATATTCATTAAAGGCGTAATAGTAGCCGAGGCAGGAACAAAGAAATGGACGAATGAATAGTGGGAGGAGGTAGGCCACCTGTCTTAGCGCCGAGGCTTTGTCCATTTGCCTCCCGACCAGTGACCGCAGAGGAAGTCCCTATGTGGCTTTCTCTCACAGTTTCAATGGCAATGCATTTATTGAGACATACACAAAGGCTAAACCATACCAAAACGAGCGCAGAACTGCAACTGAAGGTTTATTGCTATACGAGACGCATTTAGGTTTACGCAGCCGCTGTGGTTGCGTAGAGGCTATCgcgttaaggccagaatacaaGGAGCGAagtttcacgacgaagttcgggcggcagaaaatctgccgcggcgcgacgccgtatgttcgtcgggctgcgctacatggagcgaagacacggcggccgccgccggcaattcgcggcgttgttatcagtgtggctagacgaggcaaatgcgctgtagtgaaacacatgagagaaaaaaaaactttaacaacaactattatcgcttttgaattccAGAACACtctaaaacgcgtaaaattttgtttagaaatgacttctagtattttttatgtgtttgaggcattcatgtgccgatgtagtgtaaagaaagcggcgatgctgtgcgttgtggcaacactggggGGGAAGCTTAGTTGGAAGTGGGGGCGGATAGTGAGGTCTGATTgactcgctttggggcgccgctcgtttgccgcttccggtatcgtcgacgcccgacgaacttttctgcgccagcttgatcggcggcgaacgacgatatCTCCGCCGCTGCGCgccgcgcgtacgccgccgggcgtcgaacgctgactattcgtcgcatattcgctccatgtattctggcctttttTAAGCttgagatcgcgggatcaaatcccggccaaggcggccgcatctTTAGGGAGGCGAAGCGCAGAAACACCCGCGTACCGTGCATGGTGAAGAACCACAGGGGATCAAAATGCTTTCTAGAGTCTCCTACCACGACGTACCTCTTAATCAGATCGTTGCTTTGGCATGTAGAAACCCATACTTTTTATTTCAATTTGATGTTGATGCTAGAAAACAATAAATGCGTGGCCGAAAATGAAATGCGTCGAAAGCGCACACCAAAGGAATGAGATCCCTTTGGCTAAAGGGATAAGATCTGATATCTCCACAAGAATTTGAATAAATAGTGGATAAATAACTGCGCGACCAATATTTCCGTGGGAAGTTCTCTCACATTGAAACCCACTGCTCACCAGCTTTATTGTCACCGCCATCACCACGGTGACTGTGCCGCTTGTTTACTTTTGTTTCTCCCTTCTTGCTTAAATGGCACACTTCAAAAGTATTCTTATTCTTTCACAAGAAGCCTCAGTTATTCTCGCTGCTGCTAGCTGTTCGTGGGTTATAGGTGGCATTGACGTGACGCCACCTTGCTCGAAGCCGGAAAGTTATGGTCTTCCAACCGGCTGTAGCACGAAGAAAGAGAAACCTGACTGGGTTTCCATTGTATTTTTACGCTACCGTCGGATGGAtaccaatcttttttttttgctttcgttgGTTTCTATATGTAGTGGCACAGTAAAAACTTACCAAACTTGATATTTGCGAGGGGTAATTAATTTTGTGGTTTGGTAACAACAAGGCGTATCGAGGCGAAACATCCCAGTGTTATAATATGAGTCAGAAAGATCATGTAGAAGTAATTTTAACATCTGGAGGGTAATGTTTGAGCCTCAGGGCGTATTTACAATGCCATTAATGGCGTAACAGCTTTCTTCGAGTTGTGAATTTCATTTTGTAGCTATCATTGTAAGCAAGAAACTTGAATCCTCCGAGCGTTTGCACGAACGACCACCTATGCTTAGAGTCAGCCAATAAAGTGTGCTTAAAAGAAGTGTCAACTCGCGAGCGGTTATTGGTAGCGGTCGAGCGCTTATTGCCAGCCACGCAGGCCGACATAAAAACTATGGCTTATGATGCGCGCGCTGGTAATAGGAGCGCATGAAGCcttagatattttttttttatcgtgagAGTTCGAAGAGCTTTTGTGGAGGGAAAACGCTCCGATGTATGCAATCAGTGTCGATGTGCCTTTATCTAGAAGTGCGCTTGCATATTTGCAAGCTGCTTACAACACGCACACACGGAAGAACACGCACACGGCACAATAAAAATTAATTACAAAATTGCATTTATTGCCATTTCTTTTGGTGCCTTTTTTGTACCTAATTCAGAAAAAAATGCTGAACCCCATCAATCTTTAATTTCTTGCGCAGGCTAGTATTTACACAATACCTACAACAGTCGGGTGGGTGCATGCCAAGTCCATGGCTTCGAAGATCTCCGAAAGTTTATATCCTGACTCACACACGTTCACGAAAACGCGCAGGTTCTCGAGGGCGTATGGGTTCTTCGCGAGCTTGAAGCACCGGTCATTGAAATACCGTACCGTCTGCTCGTAACAATCAAATTTGGTGAGCTTCCGCTTCGCAACCAGGACCGATTCGGTGCTATCCTCGTTTCCTTGAGCGAGGAACGAGGCAATCTCGGCGACTTTCTCCTTCAAGAAGGACCTGTTCCGAAGAGCTTGCTGTAGTTTGTGCTTCAGTGACCGCTTAGTTTGCGCATCGGAGGCcttcgcgagcttctttcttaGAACAGCTATGGGGACGTCGCGGCTGGAGACGGCGTCATATGGTACCTTTGGTAGGACGATTGGCTTCGCGTCCTGTTCGCCCTGAAACTCGCCGACCGGAAGCTTTCCGAGGTTCAGGTCACCGTACTCCATGACATGGCTAGTGTTGGTTTCTTCTTTCACGATCTGGAACTGATCGATGAGTGTCTCCTTCTGCAGGTCTTCCTTGTCCGAGTCTTCCATCCAATTGACGCTGTATAGGTCACCCAAATACGTCTGCCTCTTGTCGTCCCAGTAGCAAGCGTATGAAGACTCGTCAGGATTGGCTGCGGTAGTGGCGTACACGTTCATGTCGTTCGGGAGCAGGCCGTCGAACATGG
This Dermacentor albipictus isolate Rhodes 1998 colony chromosome 1, USDA_Dalb.pri_finalv2, whole genome shotgun sequence DNA region includes the following protein-coding sequences:
- the LOC139054756 gene encoding legumain-like; amino-acid sequence: MALSRYLFLALVAVASMVAAAPKKPASTKHAGNSEPQLWALLVAGSNGYDNYRHQADICHAYHVLRNHGIPDERIVVMMYDDIANATENPTPGIVINHPKGKDVYEGVPKDYTGDLVTPQNFLDILQGKKVKGGSGKVIASGPNDHIFVNFADHGAPGLIAFPNDDLHARPFVNVIKSMHKQKKFAKMVIYIEACESGSMFDGLLPNDMNVYATTAANPDESSYACYWDDKRQTYLGDLYSVNWMEDSDKEDLQKETLIDQFQIVKEETNTSHVMEYGDLNLGKLPVGEFQGEQDAKPIVLPKVPYDAVSSRDVPIAVLRKKLAKASDAQTKRSLKHKLQQALRNRSFLKEKVAEIASFLAQGNEDSTESVLVAKRKLTKFDCYEQTVRYFNDRCFKLAKNPYALENLRVFVNVCESGYKLSEIFEAMDLACTHPTVVGIV